Below is a genomic region from Spartinivicinus poritis.
CTATCGTGAACCAATTAACATTACAACACCAAGGTTCAATAACGCTTGAGCCTATACAGCCCCTAGGTACTCGAGCAATACTATACTTACCAATCGATTATACACGAGTAAATAAACAGTTTAGCACCTATGAATTACCTGAAGCGATAGCAATCGAACAATGACGCACCTTCTTATTGTTGATGATGACCTAGCCATCCGCCGCACCTTGGAACTGCATTTAAGTCAACATTACCAAACAACCCTAGCAGGTAATGTGGAAGAAGCTTTATCAATCGCAAATGTACCAGATGTTATTTTACTTGATATTTGCATGCCCGGCATTAATGGTTTAGAGGCTATTCCTAAGTTCAAACTTCAATGGAGTAACTGCCGAATTATTATAATGACTGCTTTTCATGATATGCAAAGCACTATTGTTGCGATGCAAAGAGGAGCAGACGAATATATTTACAAACCTATAGATATATTTGAGTTAGATAGAGCCATTCAGCAAGCTATTAATTATCAAAAGTCTTGCATTGATAAAAACCTAGTAATTCCAACTGTTATTCAACCAACTATTGTTGGTTCCAGTCCATCTATGCGTAAAATCTTTAAAACAATCGGTAAAGTTGCTAATACTTGTGCAACAATCATGATTACAGGAGAAAGTGGTACAGGAAAAGAAATGGTAGCAAAAACCATTCATCATGCTAGTGATCGACATAATAAGCCTTTTATAGCAATAAATTGTGCTGCATTAGTTGACAGTTTATTAGAAGCTGAGCTTTTTGGTTATAAAAAAGGGGCTTTTACTGGTGCAGTTGCTGATCAAGCAGGAAAATTTCAATTAGCCCATAATGGCACATTATTTCTTGATGAAATTGGGGAGCTATCTCCTATTATTCAAGCAAAGTTGTTACGTGTTTTACAAGAACAACAAGTAAACCCTTTAGGCTCCCAAGACTCTATTAGCATCAATTCTCGTATTATTAATGCAACTAATGCGGACTTAGAACATGCTATTGAGAAAAAGCAATTTCGAAAAGACCTTTACTATCGGCTACAGGTTGTAAACATTCACCTCCCCCCTCTTCGCCAACGCAAATCAGATTTACCAGAA
It encodes:
- a CDS encoding sigma-54-dependent transcriptional regulator, giving the protein MTHLLIVDDDLAIRRTLELHLSQHYQTTLAGNVEEALSIANVPDVILLDICMPGINGLEAIPKFKLQWSNCRIIIMTAFHDMQSTIVAMQRGADEYIYKPIDIFELDRAIQQAINYQKSCIDKNLVIPTVIQPTIVGSSPSMRKIFKTIGKVANTCATIMITGESGTGKEMVAKTIHHASDRHNKPFIAINCAALVDSLLEAELFGYKKGAFTGAVADQAGKFQLAHNGTLFLDEIGELSPIIQAKLLRVLQEQQVNPLGSQDSISINSRIINATNADLEHAIEKKQFRKDLYYRLQVVNIHLPPLRQRKSDLPELVSFLLSKASKMLGRQVNKVAVGVMDKLYQYDWPGNIRELENTLTKAAALCCGEIITLADLPDNIAQHPTKLNMTPNRDTQAESNKQAIYSLKEMEKKHVAKVLHYTNWHKGHACEILGISRPRLQRLIAQFNLVKSE